In Halothermothrix orenii H 168, the sequence TATTATTCTGGCAATAGAGACATCCTGTGACGAGACTGCAGCTGCAGTTGTGAAAAATGGGGTTGAAGTTCTGTCCAATATTGTGGCCTCTCAGGTAGACTGGCACCGTAAATATGGTGGGGTTGTCCCTGAAATAGCATCCCGGAAACACCTGGAATTTATTAATCCTGTGGTCAAAGAAGCCCTTGACAGGGCGGGTCTGACCTTCAAGGATTTAGATGCAGTAGCCTGTACCTATGGACCAGGATTGGTAGGTGGCCTTTTAGTTGGGTTATCGGCGGCAAAGGCAATTGCTTATGCTACCGGTAAACCATTTATCGGAGTTAATCATATTGCCGGACATATTTACGCCAATTTCATATCCCATAATGATATTGAACTCCCGGCTGCCTGTCTTACTATTTCTGGTGGTCATACGGATCTTTTATATTTTAAAAATCGCGGGGAGTATAAAATACTGGGGCGGACCCGTGATGATGCGGCCGGTGAAGCCTTTGATAAAACAGCCCGGGTCCTGAAACTGGGATATCCCGGGGGGCCGGCCATTGAAAAGGCAGCCAGGGATGGAAATCCCCGTGCTGTAGATTTTCCCCGCCCTTTTCTGGAAAAGGATACTTTTGATTTCAGTTTTAGTGGTTTAAAGACAGCTGTAATCAACTATATTCATAATAGAAAACAGCGTGGCCAGGAGATAAATGTCAATGATGTGGCAGCAGGCTTTCAACAGGCTGTTATTGATGTTTTGGTCAGTAAAGTTATAAAAGTGACAAAAAAATTACCCGTAAAGAGTGTTATCCTGTCAGGTGGGGTGGCGGCCAATCGGTCTTTAAGATCACAGCTTCAAAAAGAATTAAATTACAGGAATATCCCCCTTTATTACCCCAGGCTCGAGTACTGTACCGATAATGCAGCAATGATAGGAGTAGTGGCTTATTACCAGTACCTGAAGGGTGATTTTAACGATTTAAGTTTAAATGCAGAAGCCAATTTAAAATTATAAGTGGGGCGAGGTAGTAGTATGAAGATAGAGGGTAAACATAAATATCTTTTATTAAAAACGGTTCAGGAAGATGGGATCCTTCCCCTTACTTCGGTCTGTAACCTGAGTTGTAAGTTCTGCAGTCATCGTTATAACCCACCGGGGGTTGAGGTTTATCGTTTCGGGCACCTTCCCATGGAGCTTATTATGGAACTTATTGATTATATTCCGCCTGATGGGCCCCTGATATTGGGTGAATCTGCTACCAAAATTATCGAGGGGGACCCCCTGGCTCATCCTCATTTTCGGGGAGTTCTTACTATGTTGAGAGAAAAATGGCCGGATAAATTATTAAAAATAACTACAAGTGGAACCCATCTCTCCCGGGATATGATAGAATTTTTGAAAGAGGTAAATCCAGTTGAATTAAACATATCCCTTAACTGTTCTTCCCCGGAGGAGAGGGTTTTTTTAATGGGTGACCCTCAACCAGAACGGGTATTTAATTCCTTTTTTTTGTTAAATGAGTATAGAATTCAAGTTAACGGGAGTCTTGTAGCTGTTCCTCATATAATTGGTTATAAAAGTATAGAAAAGGCCATAGTATTTTTAGCCAGAAAGCAGGTAAAAACTATCAGGGTATTTATGCCCGGTTATACCAGGTATGCTGATGTTGATATAGATTTTCATAAAATGTATTACAGGTTAAAAGAACTCATAGAAGAAATTAGAGCCAGATACCAGACCCCTATCATCCTGGAACCACCCCTTTTAAATGATTTAACTTCTAACGTGACCGGTGTTATTAAAGGTTCACCGGCCTATAAATCCGGAATTAAGAGGGGAGATATTATTGACAGGATAAATGGTAATCTTCCTTTGAGCAGGGTTGATGCCTTCAGGAGGCTGGTTAATCTAAAAGACCCTGACCTCAGGATTAAAAGGGGTAAAGATTATCTTAATATTAAATTAAAAAAATGCTCCGGGATGAAACCGGGAGTGGTTATGGATTATGACCTTGATAGTAATGTTTTCTTGAAATTAAAACGGATAATAGCTGCAAACAAGGGTAAAAAAACAGGGGTGATAACCTCATTCCTGGCCAGAAATTTAATGGAAACAGTAACCACTAAAATAAAAGAAGATTTGAATTATATTAATTTATCTGTTCTACCTGTTAAAAATAAGTATTTCGGGGGTACTATCAAGACTGCCGGTTTACTGGTAAACAGTGATATAATTGAAGCAGTTGAACAAAATAATTGCAATTATGATTTGTTGCTTGTTCCGGGAATAATTTATGATATTTTTGGAAATGATTTAACTGGTAGTAATTATAAAAAATTAAGTAAAATTATCAGAAGTAAAATTGAAATAATTTGACAAGTGTAAATATCTCGAGAAAATGGAAGGATTTAAGAGGAAATTACTATTAAATAAAATTAAACTAAAGTGATAAGCAATATTTTAACTTGATTTTGCTTAAGTACTCCGTTATTATATTAATGTGCTTATTAGCACTCGCCACCAATGAGTGCTAATAATAAATAAACAAAAATAAATAATAAAGGGGGCCAAGGAAATGAACATTAAGCCTTTAAATGACAGGGTTGCTGTTAAATATCTTGAAGAAGAAGAAAAAACCAGGAGTGGAATAGTACTACCCGATACCGCTAAAGAGGAAAAACCACAACAGGGAGAAATTGTAGCTGTTGGTAAAGGATGCACACCTGAAGATGGTGACCCGGAAGTTAAAGTTGGAGATTTAGTTGTTTTTGATAAATATTCAGGAACTAAAGTAACAATAGACGGTGAAGATTATATCATTTTAAATCTGGAGGATGTATTGGCAGTAATTGAAAAATAATCTGAAAACCCTAAACTACTTAAGGAGGGATACATAAAATGGCAAAAGAATTAAAATTTAGTGAAGATGCTCGCCGTGCTCTGGAACGCGGTGTTGATACTCTGGCAAATGCTGTTAAAGTAACTTTAGGTCCAAAAGGACGAAATGTAGTTCTTGAAAAGAGCTTTGGAGCTCCTACTATCACCAACGATGGTGTTAGTATTGCCCGTGAAATAGAACTTGAAAATCACTACGAAAACATGGGGGCTCAGACTGTAAAAGAGGTTGCTACCAAAACCAATGATGTTGCCGGTGATGGTACAACCACTGCTACAGTACTGGCTCAGGCTATTTTCAAGGAAGGTTTAAAGAATGTGGCCGCCGGTGCCAACCCCATGATCCTGAAAAGGGGTATTGAAAAGGCCGTTCAGAAGCTGGTAGAAGAGATTAAGGAACTAAGCAAACCTGTTGAAGGAAAAGAAGCAGTTTCCCAGGTTGCTGCTATTTCTGCCGGTAATGATGAAGAAGTCGGTAAGCTTATTGCTGAAGCTATGGAGAAAGTTGGTCAGGATGGAGTTATCTCTGTTGAAGAATCCAAGAGTATGGGGACTTCTTTAGATGTAGTTGAAGGTATGCAGTTCGATAGAGGATATCTCTCCCCCTATATGGTAACCGATACTGATGCTATGGAAGCTTCCCTTGAAGATCCCTATATCCTGATCACTGACAAGAAGATATCTAATATCCAGGAAATCTTACCCCTGTTAGAAAAAGTAGCCCAGAGTGGTAAACCTCTCTTAATAATTGCTGAAGATGTTGAAGGGGAAGCCCTGGCTACTCTTGTTGTCAACAAGATTCGTGGTACCTTTAACTGTGTTGCTGTTAAAGCACCTGGCTTTGGTGATCGTCGTAAGGCTATGTTAGAAGACATTGCTATTCTGACCGGTGGTCAGGTAATCACTGAAGACCTGGGTCTCAAGCTCGAAAATGCTGATATTAGTATGCTTGGTCGGGCCCACAAAGTAACAGTAACCAAAGAGGATACTACTATTGTAGAAGGTGCTGGAGATAGCAAAGAAATTCAGAATAGAATTAAGCAGATCAGGACTCAAATTGAAAATACTGATTCTGATTTTGACAGGGAAAAACTGCAGGAAAGACTGGCTAAACTGGCCGGTGGTGTGGCTGTAATTAAGGTTGGTGCTGCTACTGAAACTGAATTAAAAGAAAAGAAACACCGTATTGAAGATGCTCTCTCTGCTACCAGGGCCGCTGTAGAAGAAGGACTGGTAGCCGGTGGTGGAACCACCCTTATTGATGCCATTCCTGCCCTTGATGAACTGAACCTTGAAGGTGACGAAGCTACCGGTGTTGACATTGTTAGAAAAGCACTTGAAGCCCCGGTACGTCTCATAGCAGACAATGCCGGTTATGAAGGTTCAGTAATTGTTGAGAAGGTTAAGTCTGAAGATAAAGGTATCGGTTTCGATGCCTATAACGGTGAGTTTGTAAATATGATTGAATCCGGTATTGTAGACCCGGCTAAGGTAACCCGTTCTGCCCTTCAGAATGCTGCCAGTGCTGCTGCTATGTTGCTGACTACTGAATGCCTGGTGGCTGATAAAGAAGAGGATAATGACAGTAATGGTAATGCCGGAATGCCCGGTGGCGGTATGCCCGGCGGAATGGGTGGCATGATGTAAGAAGCCTTTTCCCTAAACAAATGGCAGCGTACCTTTTAAAGGTACGCTGCTTTTTTTTATGTCAAAGTCAATTAGTCTGCCCGAAAAATCTTGCATGGAAGGATAAGATATCTTAAACCGGGAGGATAATATATTATAAAAAGGAAGGGGAAAATATATTTGTCCATAATTCCTTGACATAGGTTATTAAGATAGATATACTTTAATCAAGTGAAGTAAAGAAGGATGAAAGGGGAGTTATATGAAAGAAGATAAAATTTTAGTACTTGATTTCGGTGGCCAGTACAGTCAATTAATTGCTAGACGGGTAAGGGAATGTAATGTTTATTCCATTATCAAGCCATATAATATCTCTATAGACCAGATTAAAGATATAAATCCGGCCGGAATTATCTTTTCCGGGGGTCCCAAGAGTGTTACCGGGCCAGAGGCTCCCATGATTGATAAAGAAGTTTTTAAGTTAAATATACCCATTCTTGGCATCTGCTACGGTATGCAGTTAATGACTGCATTGCTACCCGGTGGGGCTGTTGAAAAGGCCAGGCACGGGGAATATGGAAAGGCCAGGTTACATATTACTGAAAAGGATAAATTATTTGAGGGTATTTCTGATAGTCAGGTCTGGATGAGTCACTGGGACCGTGTTAAGAAGGTTCCCGACGGATTTAAAGTAACCGCCAAAACTGATATTACGCCGGTAGCAGCTATGGGTAATCCTGAACTTAAGTTTTACGGTGTTCAATTTCATCCGGAAGTTGTTCATACCATCCAGGGTTTAAACATTATTCGCAATTATTTATTTAAAGTTTGTGGGGTTAAAGGTACCTGGAATATGGCTGATTTTATCAATGAGGAAATTGATAGGATAAAGGAGGAAGTAGGTTCGAGTCAGGTTATTTCTGGCCTGTCCGGTGGGGTTGATTCTGCTGTGGCTTCAACCATGGTTCACCGGGCAATCGGGGATCAGCTGACCTGTATTTTTGTAGACCATGGTCTTTTGAGAAAGGGAGAAGCAGAACAGGTAAAACGGACATTTGTAGATGAGTTTAATATTCCCCTTGTTTACGTGGATGCCCGGGAACGGTTTTTAAACAGGCTTAATGGCGTTAAGGACCCTGAAACTAAACGAAAGATAATAGGGGAGGAGTTTATAAGGGTTTTTGAAGAGGAGGCCAGAAAACTTGGTGATGCCAGATATCTGGTCCAGGGAACCCTGTATTCTGATGTAATTGAAAGCGGTAGTGAAACTGCTGAAACTATAAAAAGCCACCATAATGTCGGGGGTTTACCTGACAACATGGACTTTAAATTAATTGAACCCCTCAGGAACCTCTTTAAGGATGAGGTCCGGAAAATAGGTGAGGTTCTGGGTCTCCCTGATGAGATAGTCTGGCGGCAGCCTTTTCCTGGTCCGGGTCTGGCTATAAGAATAATCGGTGAAATTGATGGTAAAAAACTTGAAATCCTGAGAAAAGCAGATTCCATCATCCAGGAAGAGATAAAAGAGGCCGGGTATTATAAAGAAATCTGGCAGTCTTTTGCTGTTCTCCCTGATTTGAAAAGTGTTGGTGTTATGGGAGATACAAGGACCTATGGTTATCCTATTATCTTAAGGGCTGTTACCAGTGATGATGCCATGACAGCAGACTGGGCCAGATTACCGTATGAGTTGCTGGAGAAAATATCAACCCGGATAGTAAATGAAGTTGACTCGGTTAACAGGGTTGTCTATGACATTACCAGTAAACCTCCAGCAACTATAGAATGGGAATAACCAGGAGGGGGAGAATTATGGGGAAGGATATTAAAGACCGATTTACAGAACAATTATTTGATGCTATTTTACTTCTGGAAAACAAAGAAGAGTGTTATCGTTTTTTTGAGGATATTGCAACCATTGGGGAAATAAAAGCCCTTGGCCAGAGATTAGAAGTGGCCCGCATGTTGAGGCAGGGGGCCACTTATGATGAAATTACGGAAAAAACAGGAGTAAGTACAGCCACCATTAGCCGGGTTAAACGGGCCTTACACTATGGGGCCGATGGTTATAAACTTATTCTGGATAGAATGGGAGAATAAAATTTTCCCCCTGGCTTAAAATATAAAGGACAGGGGGAATTACATTTGCAGGTTGTACATGCCACTTTTTACCCGGGTGAAGGGAAAAAAGCAGTCAGTATTCTGGAATCCCTGGGAGTTAATATAGAAGATTATAAATTAATAGAATCGGAGACCGGTGATTTATTAATTGTAAACCTCCGGTACGGAAATACAGATGTGGTTATTGATAACCTGAGGAGTAATTTTAATTTTGAACACTCTGGAAGAAGCCTTGTTATTTTTACCCCGGATGCAGTTCTCCCCAGGGAAAGGGACAAGGAAGAGGAAGATAACTCCCGGGCTACCCGGGAGTCCCTGATTTTTTTTGCTAAAGAGAAATCCAGTATAACCAGAGATTATCTGTTGCTGGTAGTTTTTTCGGCTATTATTACCAGTCTCGGTTTGATTTTAAATAATGTAGCCGTTATTGTCGGGGGTATGGTTATTGCCCCGGTTCTGGGACCGATTCTGGCCATTACTATCGGGATAGTCCTGGGAAAGACCAGATTGATCTGGAAGGGTATTTCGGCTGAGATAATAGCAGTTGTTCTGGCCATGGGAGTAGGACTGGTCTTTGGTCTTTTAATACCTGATGTAGAGGTTAATAGAGCCCTATCCATAAGGATGATGCCGACGATGGCTGATTTATTTATTGCCATGGCAGCCGGGGCGGCCGGGGCTTTTACGCTAATCAAGGGTGAACTGGAATCTGGGCTGGTTGGAGTTATGGTTGCTGCTTCCTTATTGCCGGTAATGTGTACGGCCGGAATTGGACTGGCTCTGGGTAACAGGACCATGATAGTTGGTCCCATGCTGCTGCTGGGTGGTAACTATCTTGCACTTTTACTGTCAAATGTCCTTGTTTTCTACTTACAGGGATTGAAACCCCGGATATGGTATAAATTAAAGGCAAAAAACCTTGTCAAACAGAGTATTATTATAATTACCATTGCAGTTGTATTGTTGAGTATACCTTTGAGTTTTATTACATATTATTACTTTTATGTTGAAAAACCGGTTGACATTATTAAAACAACTATAAAAGAGAGGCTTGTTTTTAACTGGGATTACCGGATAGAAAGTGTAGAGATAGAGGGTAATCTGATAAATGTATATCTCTATGCTGAAGGAGATATTAATATCCAATATCTTCAGAATATTAAGCAGGAAATCGAAAAGGAGCTGGCCCGGGAGTATAATATTAATTTTAGAATAATTCCTGTTAAAGAGGTTCAGGTATAAAAAAATTAAAAAGGGGGTTGACACCTGGAATATAGATTGTTATAATTTTAACAAAGCTCGTTATTTTTTTCACATATATCGTTAAAATTATAACAAACATATTATATCCTTATTATTTCCGGGGTAACTTAATTAAGACCGGGAGGTGCAGAAAAATTACAATTACAGTCTGTATAGGAAGTGGATGTCATGTTAAAGGTTCCCGCAAGGTAATTAAGAGGATACAGGAATACCTGGAAGAAAATGAATGTGATGTAGATATTGAACTGAAGGCCTGTTTTTGCCAGAATCGGTGTACTGAAGGGGTTGTAGTTAAATTCGATGATGAGATTGTGACTAAAATCACAAAAGATAATATAATTGATGTTCTCGAAGAGAAGTTAAGTTGTGG encodes:
- a CDS encoding YerC/YecD family TrpR-related protein is translated as MGKDIKDRFTEQLFDAILLLENKEECYRFFEDIATIGEIKALGQRLEVARMLRQGATYDEITEKTGVSTATISRVKRALHYGADGYKLILDRMGE
- the groL gene encoding chaperonin GroEL (60 kDa chaperone family; promotes refolding of misfolded polypeptides especially under stressful conditions; forms two stacked rings of heptamers to form a barrel-shaped 14mer; ends can be capped by GroES; misfolded proteins enter the barrel where they are refolded when GroES binds); translation: MAKELKFSEDARRALERGVDTLANAVKVTLGPKGRNVVLEKSFGAPTITNDGVSIAREIELENHYENMGAQTVKEVATKTNDVAGDGTTTATVLAQAIFKEGLKNVAAGANPMILKRGIEKAVQKLVEEIKELSKPVEGKEAVSQVAAISAGNDEEVGKLIAEAMEKVGQDGVISVEESKSMGTSLDVVEGMQFDRGYLSPYMVTDTDAMEASLEDPYILITDKKISNIQEILPLLEKVAQSGKPLLIIAEDVEGEALATLVVNKIRGTFNCVAVKAPGFGDRRKAMLEDIAILTGGQVITEDLGLKLENADISMLGRAHKVTVTKEDTTIVEGAGDSKEIQNRIKQIRTQIENTDSDFDREKLQERLAKLAGGVAVIKVGAATETELKEKKHRIEDALSATRAAVEEGLVAGGGTTLIDAIPALDELNLEGDEATGVDIVRKALEAPVRLIADNAGYEGSVIVEKVKSEDKGIGFDAYNGEFVNMIESGIVDPAKVTRSALQNAASAAAMLLTTECLVADKEEDNDSNGNAGMPGGGMPGGMGGMM
- the guaA gene encoding glutamine-hydrolyzing GMP synthase, translating into MKEDKILVLDFGGQYSQLIARRVRECNVYSIIKPYNISIDQIKDINPAGIIFSGGPKSVTGPEAPMIDKEVFKLNIPILGICYGMQLMTALLPGGAVEKARHGEYGKARLHITEKDKLFEGISDSQVWMSHWDRVKKVPDGFKVTAKTDITPVAAMGNPELKFYGVQFHPEVVHTIQGLNIIRNYLFKVCGVKGTWNMADFINEEIDRIKEEVGSSQVISGLSGGVDSAVASTMVHRAIGDQLTCIFVDHGLLRKGEAEQVKRTFVDEFNIPLVYVDARERFLNRLNGVKDPETKRKIIGEEFIRVFEEEARKLGDARYLVQGTLYSDVIESGSETAETIKSHHNVGGLPDNMDFKLIEPLRNLFKDEVRKIGEVLGLPDEIVWRQPFPGPGLAIRIIGEIDGKKLEILRKADSIIQEEIKEAGYYKEIWQSFAVLPDLKSVGVMGDTRTYGYPIILRAVTSDDAMTADWARLPYELLEKISTRIVNEVDSVNRVVYDITSKPPATIEWE
- the tsaD gene encoding tRNA (adenosine(37)-N6)-threonylcarbamoyltransferase complex transferase subunit TsaD, producing the protein MKNKNVIILAIETSCDETAAAVVKNGVEVLSNIVASQVDWHRKYGGVVPEIASRKHLEFINPVVKEALDRAGLTFKDLDAVACTYGPGLVGGLLVGLSAAKAIAYATGKPFIGVNHIAGHIYANFISHNDIELPAACLTISGGHTDLLYFKNRGEYKILGRTRDDAAGEAFDKTARVLKLGYPGGPAIEKAARDGNPRAVDFPRPFLEKDTFDFSFSGLKTAVINYIHNRKQRGQEINVNDVAAGFQQAVIDVLVSKVIKVTKKLPVKSVILSGGVAANRSLRSQLQKELNYRNIPLYYPRLEYCTDNAAMIGVVAYYQYLKGDFNDLSLNAEANLKL
- a CDS encoding co-chaperone GroES; amino-acid sequence: MNIKPLNDRVAVKYLEEEEKTRSGIVLPDTAKEEKPQQGEIVAVGKGCTPEDGDPEVKVGDLVVFDKYSGTKVTIDGEDYIILNLEDVLAVIEK
- a CDS encoding NAD(P)H-dependent oxidoreductase subunit E gives rise to the protein MKTGRCRKITITVCIGSGCHVKGSRKVIKRIQEYLEENECDVDIELKACFCQNRCTEGVVVKFDDEIVTKITKDNIIDVLEEKLSCGG
- a CDS encoding DUF512 domain-containing protein gives rise to the protein MKIEGKHKYLLLKTVQEDGILPLTSVCNLSCKFCSHRYNPPGVEVYRFGHLPMELIMELIDYIPPDGPLILGESATKIIEGDPLAHPHFRGVLTMLREKWPDKLLKITTSGTHLSRDMIEFLKEVNPVELNISLNCSSPEERVFLMGDPQPERVFNSFFLLNEYRIQVNGSLVAVPHIIGYKSIEKAIVFLARKQVKTIRVFMPGYTRYADVDIDFHKMYYRLKELIEEIRARYQTPIILEPPLLNDLTSNVTGVIKGSPAYKSGIKRGDIIDRINGNLPLSRVDAFRRLVNLKDPDLRIKRGKDYLNIKLKKCSGMKPGVVMDYDLDSNVFLKLKRIIAANKGKKTGVITSFLARNLMETVTTKIKEDLNYINLSVLPVKNKYFGGTIKTAGLLVNSDIIEAVEQNNCNYDLLLVPGIIYDIFGNDLTGSNYKKLSKIIRSKIEII
- a CDS encoding TIGR00341 family protein, with translation MQVVHATFYPGEGKKAVSILESLGVNIEDYKLIESETGDLLIVNLRYGNTDVVIDNLRSNFNFEHSGRSLVIFTPDAVLPRERDKEEEDNSRATRESLIFFAKEKSSITRDYLLLVVFSAIITSLGLILNNVAVIVGGMVIAPVLGPILAITIGIVLGKTRLIWKGISAEIIAVVLAMGVGLVFGLLIPDVEVNRALSIRMMPTMADLFIAMAAGAAGAFTLIKGELESGLVGVMVAASLLPVMCTAGIGLALGNRTMIVGPMLLLGGNYLALLLSNVLVFYLQGLKPRIWYKLKAKNLVKQSIIIITIAVVLLSIPLSFITYYYFYVEKPVDIIKTTIKERLVFNWDYRIESVEIEGNLINVYLYAEGDINIQYLQNIKQEIEKELAREYNINFRIIPVKEVQV